TCCATTAAAAAGAATCAACCGGTGAATATTGATCACCGCCTGTCATTCCCCGACGGTACTTCAAAATATGTGCAAACGCGCGGCAAGGCCCAATACGATAGCGATGGCAAAGCACTGAAACTTTTAGGCACAACTCAAGATATCACCGAACGAAAAAGAATCGAAGAAGAGCTGCGCCAGGCGCAAATGGAACTTGAAAAACGCGTGCGCGAAAGAACAGCGGAGCTGGAGCTGTCTTTAAAGCGCGAAAAAAAAGCGAAAGAAATGGCCGAAGCGGCAACACACGCAAAAATGAACTTCCTGGCCAACATGAGCCACGAGATCCGCACGCCGATGAATGCCATTCTGGGATTTGCCGATCTTTTGGCTAACGAAAAAATGACCGAGGAGCAAAAAGAATATCTGGCGCGCATTCAGGACAACGGAACGCAGCTTTTACGCATCATCGACGACATTCTGGATTTGTCTAAGTTTGAAGCCGGCAAAGTGCCGATAGAAAAAGCACTGTTTTCATATTCGGACTTGCTGGATGAGGTGGTCAGCTCTTTGTCGCTGTTGGCTCAGAAAAAAGGCATGCTTATTCAGGTCGATTATCAAAGTGAAATTCCCGAACTCGTTTGTTCAGACCCCGTTCGTGTCCGACAAATCCTTGTGAACCTTTTAAGTAACGCCATTAAATTTTCTGAAAAAGGTCCCATCCGCATTCGCGTCAGCTCAGAGCATCTTGAAGACAAAAATAAAATTCAAACCGAAGTGGAGGATTTAGGAATCGGCATCTCGGAAGAAGGACAGAAAAAACTTTTTCAGGCTTTCGGACAAGCCGATACTTCGATCGTGCGAAAGTTTGGCGGCACAGGACTGGGGCTGGCCCTTTCACGCCATATCTCACGCGCCATGGGCGGAGATCTTGTTCTGTTGCACAGCCAAGAAGGCAAAGGCAGTACGTTTCTTTTCACGCTCTTAAGTGACGATGAAGAGCACTTAAAAGGCGTGCTTCGCCAAACGAAAGAGGAAGAAAAGGCATCCCAACAGCGTACGGTGACTCTTCAGGACTTCCAGGGAAAAACGCGCCGAATTCTTTTGGCGGAAGACACACCTGACAATCAATTGCTGATTCGCCGTTATTTAAAGTCAGACACTTTTAAAATCGACTCGGCTAACGACGGTTACGAAGCTCTCGACAAAGCTTTGCATGAAGATTTCGATGTCATTTTGATGGACGTGCAGATGCCGGGCATGGACGGCTTAGAAGCCACCAAACAGCTGCGCGCGCAAGGATATCAAAAACCGATCATCGCCTTGACGGCTCACGCGCTGCCTGAAGAAATTGAAAAGTCGATCGAAGCGGGATGCAACGCTCATCTCACAAAGCCTGTCAGCCGCTCCGAACTTCTGCGCGCGATCGATGACGTTTTAAAGTAAAAAAACATTCCCTTGTTAACTTTTATTGCATTTTACTTTTTTGGCAGAACCTCTTTGCCAAGACTTCTTTAGAGACTTACTCTTTATCAATGTCAGGTATCGTCGTTTTCTTAATTCTCTTTCCGTTCTTGGCGAAAGCACAAACTCTGCAAGTGGGAATGTCCGATGTGGCGCCTTTTGCTTATGAAGAACAAGGGCAGATCAAAGGCATTCACTACGATCTCTTTTCTCAACTCGCCAAAGAGTCCGGTCTGCACTTTGAATATACAATTTACCCGCATGCCCGCATGGTCAACGCCATGGCGACTTCAAGCCCCGATCTTGCGATATTCTTTTCAGTGACGTGTTTGAAGTACAAACAACACTACGAGATCCAGGAAAAACTTTACACATCCACGCCTAAAATTTATTTGAAGGACTCCGTGGATATTAAAAAACACAATTTACGAATCGGTCGGTTGCGCGGCACCTGTACCGATCTTATCAGTCAGTATGTAAAACCGGAGATGCTCACTGAGGTCACAACTATGGAACAGGCCATTGAAATGCTGAAATCCAATCGGCTTCAGGGTGTCTGTGGATTGGTATCGGTGATTGATTTCTATAAAGAGAAAGCTCAGTACTCAGAAAAACTCGTCGCCTATCACAGCAATAACAAGCCCTTAGAGGCTGTTATCTGCCGTAAGAAAAGTCTGCCCGAAGAAACTAAAAAGAAATTGGAAGCGGCTGCAAAGAAACTTAAAAAAGTGCACCTTGCAGAATAAAAAGACGCTTAGATTTTGCCTTTAACGAATTCAACGACTTTATCGACGACCTGAGTAAGGTTCATTGTCGTTGTATCCACGACAAACGCATCCTCTGGAACGGCCATGGGCGCGACCTTTCGAGTAGAATCTTGGTGATCGCGCTTTTGTTGTGCTTTCACCATGTCTTCATGC
This region of Bdellovibrio sp. 22V genomic DNA includes:
- a CDS encoding MHYT domain-containing protein, whose product is MSLAHSYHSELVILSILVATFAAYVALDIVLRIKETLGSGMKTWLFAGAVAMGLGIWSMHFVGMLAMDMMGMTVGYDLPLSVLSVLVAIGASGLAFYIVSRPSVSFFSIVIGGLMMSVAISGMHYIGMASMRMPARIEWNYGLIALSVLIAAFASFAALGVSLRFRTTRRTTRLHVFASLLMGLAVSGMHYTGMAAATFVHDHDSRLQDDVMLLGTRALAYAVFGTTFLILVVALAASIFDRILVRQSKKADEEIRIREAQLREAQAIAHVGSWEWNLEDESISMSDEMYDILKLPKNLETLSVELILQPTENSDRERLRAAISESIKKNQPVNIDHRLSFPDGTSKYVQTRGKAQYDSDGKALKLLGTTQDITERKRIEEELRQAQMELEKRVRERTAELELSLKREKKAKEMAEAATHAKMNFLANMSHEIRTPMNAILGFADLLANEKMTEEQKEYLARIQDNGTQLLRIIDDILDLSKFEAGKVPIEKALFSYSDLLDEVVSSLSLLAQKKGMLIQVDYQSEIPELVCSDPVRVRQILVNLLSNAIKFSEKGPIRIRVSSEHLEDKNKIQTEVEDLGIGISEEGQKKLFQAFGQADTSIVRKFGGTGLGLALSRHISRAMGGDLVLLHSQEGKGSTFLFTLLSDDEEHLKGVLRQTKEEEKASQQRTVTLQDFQGKTRRILLAEDTPDNQLLIRRYLKSDTFKIDSANDGYEALDKALHEDFDVILMDVQMPGMDGLEATKQLRAQGYQKPIIALTAHALPEEIEKSIEAGCNAHLTKPVSRSELLRAIDDVLK
- a CDS encoding transporter substrate-binding domain-containing protein, producing the protein MSGIVVFLILFPFLAKAQTLQVGMSDVAPFAYEEQGQIKGIHYDLFSQLAKESGLHFEYTIYPHARMVNAMATSSPDLAIFFSVTCLKYKQHYEIQEKLYTSTPKIYLKDSVDIKKHNLRIGRLRGTCTDLISQYVKPEMLTEVTTMEQAIEMLKSNRLQGVCGLVSVIDFYKEKAQYSEKLVAYHSNNKPLEAVICRKKSLPEETKKKLEAAAKKLKKVHLAE